A window of Pseudomonas putida genomic DNA:
GACACTTACCGCCAGCGCCTGGACCAGCACTTCCGTGCGGCGGGGGTGAACCGCCGCACGGTCATCGAGACCACCAGTGCTGCCTCGGTATGTGCCATGGTCAGGCAGGGCCTGGGGGTGGCGATCATCAACCCGCTGAGCGGACTGGAGGCGGCGCAGGGCGGGTTGCCGATCCGGCGGTTGCGGGTGTCGGTGCCATACCAGGTGATGCTGATCAGGCCGGACCACCGGCCGGCGTCGGCGGCGGTGGAGCCGTTTTGTGAGGCGTTGCGGGTGCAGGCCCGGGAGATGCAGGCGGCACTGATCTGAAGCCCTCTGAGCCACCGCGTCGCCTGCTTCGCGGGTAAAGCCGGTCCCACAGGGATCGCGCAGGTTTCGGGTTCATGCGGTCCCTGTGGGAGCGGCCGTGGCCGCGAACACCGGCGTAGCCGGTGCCAGCCACCGCGTCGCCTGCTTCGCGGGCACGCCCGCTCCCACAGGGACCGCGCAAGTGTTCAGATTTCGCAGACGAAGGTACCGGTCCCGGCCAGGATGTTCTCCAGGGTTTCCTTCACTTCATCCATGTCGCTCAACTCGCTGGTCAGGTTGATCTCCAGCACGTCATCGCCCTTCAGTGCATCGCGGTCACCGGCCGCCACTTCGATCAGCAGGCGCTTGGCACTCAGGGTCACTTTCAACCCATCCAGCGTCGACGGCTCGTCATCCAGGGTCAGGTCGACGGTGTCTTCGTCCGGATAGCGGGTCAGCAGAAACATCTGGCCCTTGTCGCTGTGGCAGCACAGGGTCGCCATGTTGTCTTCCTCGTCATCGCAAGGGGTGGCGAACAGCAGGGCAGTATTGATTTGCATGGACAAGGCTCGGATCAAAGGAAACGGAAGGCAATTCTGACAGCCTTGCCGACAGGCATAAACGTAAAGTTACCGCCCCTTGACCGAAATTGTCGCAGCGCTGCAAGCCTTGATGACCGATCAGTCGTTAAGCTTCGGCGAGCCCTGGGCGTGCCTGTGTACGCTCAACGCCTGGTTTTACCGTCCGCTTTGCCACGGGTTGGCTATCGTTGATCCGTACATGGCGCACGCAGCGACGCTTCAACTATTACAAAGCCCAAGCGGAGTACCACAGATGGCGTTCTTCACCGCAGCCAGCAAAGCCGACTTCCAGCATCAACTGCAAGCGGCCCTGGCGCAGCACATCAGCGAACAGTCCCTGCCACAAGTTGCGCTGTTCGCCGAGCAGTTCTTCGGCATCATCTCTCTGGACGAACTCACCCAACGCAGGCTTTCCGACCTGGCCGGCTGCACCCTGTCAGCCTGGCGCATCATCGAGCGTTTCGACCCCGAATACCCGCAAGTACGGGTGTACAACCCCGATTACGAACGCAATGGCTGGCAATCGACCCACAGCGTGGTCGAAGTGCTGCACCACGACCTGCCGTTCCTGGTCGACTCGGTACGTACCGAGCTCAACCGCCGCGGCTACAGCATTCACACCCTGCAGACCACCGTGCTCAGCGTACGCCGCGGCGCCAAGGGCGAGCTGCTGGAGCTGCTGCCCAAGGGCACCCAGGGCGAGGGCGTACGCCATGAATCGCTGATGTACCTGGAGATCGACCGTTGCGCAAACGCCGCCGAGCTGACGGTGCTGGCCCGCGAGATCGAGCAGGTGCTGGCCGAGGTGCGGGTGGTGGTGGCCGACTTCGAACCGATGAAGGCCAAGCTGCGTGAAGTGGTGGCGGAGGTGGAACAGACCGCCTTTGGCCCGGCGCACCACGAAAAAGGCGAGGTCAAGGCGTTCCTCGAGTGGCTGCTGGACAACCACTTCACCTTCCTGGGCTATGAAGAATTCACCGTCAAGGGCGGCGCCGAAGGCGGCCAGATGGTCTACGACGAGCAGTCGTTCCTCGGCCTGCCGCGCCGCCTGCGTGTGGGCCTGACCAGCGACGAGCTGCGCATCGAAGACTATGCCGTGGCCTACCTCAACGAGCCGCTGCTGCTGTCGTTCGCCAAGGCCGCGCTGCCCAGCCGCGTACACCGCCCCGCCTACCCGGACTACGTGTCGATCCGCCAGCTGGATGCCGACGGCAAGGTGATCAAGGAGCACCGCTTCATGGGCCTGTACACCTCGTCGGTGTACGGCGAAAGCGTGCATGCCATCCCTTATATCCGTGAAAAGGTCACCGAAGTAGAGCGTCGCTCGGGCTTCGATCCCAAAGCCCACCTGGGCAAGGAACTGGCGCAGGTATTGGAAGTGCTGCCGCGCGACGACCTGTTCCAGACCCCGGTCGACGAGCTGTTCAGCACGGTCATGTCGATTGTGCAAATCCAGGAGCGCAACAAGATCCGCGTGTTCCTGCGCAAAGACCCGTACGGCCGCTTCTGCTACTGCCTGGCTTATGTTCCACGGGAAATCTACTCCACCGAAGTGCGGCAGAAGATCCAGCAGGTGCTGATGGAGCGCCTGAAGGCCAGCGACTGCGAGTTCTGGACCTTCTTCTCCGAATCGGTGCTGGCCCGTGTGCAACTGATTCTGCGGGTAGACCCGAAAAACCGCATCGACATCGACCCGCAGCAGCTGGAACGCGAAGTGATCCAGGCCTGCCGCTCGTGGAATGACGACTACTCGGCGCTGGTGATCGAGAACTTCGGCGAAGCCCAGGGCACCAACATCCTCGCCGACTTCCCCAAAGGGTTCCCGGCCGGCTACCGCGAGCGCTTCGCCGCGCACTCGGCGGTAGTCGACCTGCAGCACGTGCTGAACCTGTCGGAAAGCAAGCCGCTGGCGATGAGCTTCTACCAGCCGCTGACCCAGGTCGGCGAGCGCATCCTGCACTGCAAGCTCTACCACGCCGACACGCCGCTGGCGCTGTCCGACGTGCTGCCGATCCTGGAAAACCTTGGCCTGCGCGTGCTCGGCGAGTTCCCGTACCGGCTGCGCCATGCCAGTGGCCGCGAATACTGGATCCACGACTTCGCCTTCACCTACAGCGAAGGCCTGAGCCTGGACATCCAGCAGCTCAACGATGTGCTGCAGGACGCCTTCATCCACATTGTTCGCGGCGATGCCGAGAACGATGCCTTCAACCGCCTGGTGCTGACCGCCGGCCTGCCATGGCGCGACGTGGCGCTGCTGCGTGCCTATGCCCGCTACCTGAAGCAGATCCGCCTGGGCTTCGACCTGGGCTACATCGCCAGCACCCTGAACAACCACACCGACATCGCCCGTGAGCTGACCCGGTTGTTCAAGACCCGCTTCTACCTGGCGCGCAAGCTCACCCAGGACGACCTGGATGACAAGCAGCTGCGCCTGGAGCAAGCCATCCTGAGCGCGCTGGATGACGTGCAGGTGCTGAACGAAGACCGCATCCTGCGCCGCTACCTGGACCTGATCAAGGCCACCCTGCGCACCAACTTCTACCAACCGGACGCCAACGGCCAGAACAAGTCGTACTTCAGCTTCAAGTTCAACCCCAAGCTGATCCCCGAACTGCCTAAACCGGTGCCCAAGTTCGAGATATTCGTCTACTCGCCACGGGTCGAGGGCGTGCACCTGCGCTTTGGCAACGTCGCCCGCGGCGGCCTGCGCTGGTCCGACCGTGAGGAAGACTTCCGCACCGAGGTGCTGGGCCTGGTAAAAGCCCAGCAGGTGAAGAACTCGGTCATCGTGCCGGTCGGCGCCAAGGGCGGCTTCCTGCCGCGCCGCCTGCCGCTGGGCGGCAGCCGTGACGAGATCGCTGCCGAAGGCGTGGCGTGCTACCGCATCTTCATTTCCGGCCTGCTCGACATCACCGACAACCTCAAGGACGGTGGTGTGGTGCCACCGGCCAACGTGGTGCGCCATGACGATGACGACCCGTACCTGGTGGTGGCCGCCGACAAGGGCACCGCGACCTTCTCCGACATCGCCAACGGCATTGCCATCGACTACGGCTTCTGGCTGGGCGATGCCTTCGCCTCGGGCGGCTCGGCCGGTTACGACCACAAGAAGATGGGCATTACCGCGCGCGGCGCCTGGGTGGGCGTGCAGCGCCACTTCCGCGAGCGCGGCATCAATGTGCAGGAAGACCCGATCACCGTCATTGGCGTCGGCGACATGGCCGGCGACGTGTTCGGCAACGGCCTGCTGATGTCCGACAAGCTGCAACTGGTGGCGGCGTTCAACCACCTGCACATCTTCATCGACCCGAACCCGGAGCCAGCCGCAAGCTTTGCCGAGCGCAAGCGCCTGTTCGACCTGCCACGTTCGGCCTGGAGCGACTACGACACCAGCATCATGTCCGAAGGCGGCGGGATCTTCCCGCGCAGTGCCAAGAGCATCGCCATCAGCCCGCAGATGAAAGAGCGCTTCGCCATCGACGCCGACCGCCTGACCCCGACCGAGCTGCTCAATGCACTGCTCAAGGCACCGGTAGACCTGCTATGGAACGGTGGCATCGGTACCTACGTCAAGGCCAGCACCGAGAGCCACGCCGATGTCGGCGACAAGGCCAACGACGCGCTGCGGGTCAATGGCAACGAACTGCGCTGCAAGGTGGTGGGCGAGGGCGGCAACCTGGGCATGACCCAGCTTGGCCGGGTCGAGTTCGGCCTGCACGGCGGTGCCACCAACACCGACTTCATCGACAACGCCGGCGGTGTGGACTGCTCCGACCACGAGGTCAACATCAAGATCCTGCTCAACGAAGTGGTGCAGGGTGGCGACATGACCGAGAAGCAGCGCAACCAGTTGCTGGGCAGCATGACCGACGAAGTGGCCGGCCTGGTGCTGGGCAACAACTACAAGCAGACCCAGGCGCTGTCGCTGGCTGCCCGCCGCGCCCGCGAGCGGATTGCCGAGTACAAGCGCCTGATGGCTGACCTGGAAGCCCGTGGCAAGCTGGACCGCGCCATCGAGTTCCTGCCGTCCGAAGAGCAGTTGGCCGAGCGCCTGGCCGCCGGCCAGGGCCTGACCCGCGCCGAGCTGTCGGTGCTGATCTCGTACAGCAAGATCGACCTCAAGGAACAGCTGCTCAAGTCGCTGGTGCCGGACGACGACTACCTGACCCGCGACATGGAAACCGCCTTCCCGCCGTCGCTGGTCAGCAAGTTCGCCGAGTCCATGCGCCGTCACCGCCTGAAGCGCGAAATCGTCAGCACCCAGATCGCCAACGACCTGGTCAACAACATGGGTATCACCTTCGTCCAGCGCCTGAAGGAGTCGACAGGCATGAGCCCGGCCAACGTGGCCGGTGCCTACGTGATCGTGCGCGACATCTTCCACCTGCCGCACTGGTTCCGCCAGATCGAGGCACTGGACTACCAGGTGCCGGCGGAGATCCAGCTGATCCTGATGGACGAGCTGATGCGCCTGGGCCGCCGTGCCACCCGCTGGTTCCTGCGCAGCCGCCGCAACGAGCAGGACGCCGGGCGTGACACCGCGCATTTCGGGCCGAAGATCGCGCAACTGGGGCTCAAGCTCGACGAGTTGCTCGAAGGCCCGACCCGCGAGCGCTGGATGGTGCGTTACCAGGGCTTTGTCGAGGCCGGTGTGCCGGAGTTGCTGGCGCGCATGGTGGCTGGCACCAGCCATCTGTATACCCTGCTGCCGATCATCGAGGCGGCTGATGTCACCGGGCATGACCCGGCGCAGGTGGCCAAGGCGTTCTTCGCCGTGGGCAGCGCACTGGACCTGACCTGGTATCTGCAGGAAATCAGCAACCTGCCGGTGGAGAACAACTGGCAGGCGCTGGCCCGCGAGGCGTTCCGCGACGACATCGACCTGCAGCAGCGGGCGATCACCATCTCGGTACTGCAGATGGCCGATGCGCCGGAAGACATGGACGCCCGCGTGGCGCTGTGGGCCGAGCAGCACCGGGTGATGGTGGAGCGCTGGCGCGCCATGCTGGACGACCTGCGCAATGCCACTGGCACCGACTATGCGATGTACGCGGTGGCCAACCGCGAGCTGGTCGACCTGGCCATTAGCGGGCAGGCGGCGGTGGTGCCGTCCTGAGTCTGGTGACGCAGTAATAAAAAAGCCCCGGCAGTGATACCGGGGCTTTTTTTTGTATTCCTGGGTCGGCCTCTTCGCGGGCTTGCCCGCTCCCACAGGAGTACCACAAGGCTCGAGTGCAGTAAGGTCCCCTGTGGGAGCGGGCGCGCCCGCGAAGAGGCCGGTGCAGGCTTACTTGAACCTGCGCTCCACCCCTTTCTCCACCAGGATCTTCGCCGAAATCTCTTCCACCGAAAAATGCGTGGAATTGATGTTGGGAATGTTCTCCCGGCGGAACAGGTTCTCCACCTCGCGCACTTCGAACTCGCACTGGGCAAAGCTGGAATAGCGGCTGTTCGGCTTGCGTTCATGGCGGATGGCGGTCAGCCGGTCGGGGTCGATGGTCAGGCCGAACAGCTTGTTGTGGTGCTTTTTCAGCACCGCCGGCAGCTGCAGGCGCTCCATGTCGTCCTCGGTCAGCGGGTAGTTGGCGGCGCGGATGCCGAATTGCATGGCCATGTACAGGCAGGTGGGGGTCTTGCCGCAGCGCGATACGCCTACCAGGATCAGGTCGGCCTTGTCGTAGTAGTGGGTGCGCGCGCCATCGTCGTTGTCCAGGGCGAAATTCACCGCCTCGATGCGTTCCATGTAGTTGGAATTGCCGCCAATGGAGTGCGACTTGCCGACGGAATACGACGAATGGGCGGTCAATTCCTGTTCAAGCGGGGATAAAAACGAAGAAAAGATGTCGATCATGAAGCCATTCGAGGTCGCCAGGATCTCACGGATGTCCTGATTGACGATGGTGTCGAAGATGATCGGACGTACACCATCGCGCTCGGCCGCAGCGTTGATTTGCTGGACCATGGTTCGCGCCTTTTCCGGCGAATCGATGTAGGGACGGGTGAATTTATTGAAGGGAATGCTCTCGAATTGAGCGAGCAGACTCTGGCCCAGGGTTTCGGCGGTGATGCCGGTGCCGTCGGAGATGAAGAACGCGGTTCGTTTCATTTGCGATCTGGGCCTTAAGCTGATGACGTTTTCTGGATATGATAAGTTCGGTTTGCCGAATGCGGCTGTCGGCATTCTCACTTATTTTCCAGGTACAGGCCACAAGCGTCCGGCCAAGTCAATGAAGGCAGGCGGGCGCCCTTGAGCTTTTCCAATACAGTTAGTGGAGAGATCACCTTGGTAGAGTACGTAGTTTCCCTCGATAAGCTCGGCGTCCATGATGTAGAGCATGTGGGGGGCAAGAACGCATCCCTGGGCGAGATGATCAGCAACCTCGCAGGTGCTGGTGTATCGGTGCCGGGCGGCTTTGCCACTACGGCGCAGGCGTACCGCGATTTTCTCGAACAGAGTGGTCTCAACGACCGTATCCATGCCGCACTCGACGCACTCGACGTGGATGACATCAATGCCCTGACCAAGACCGGCGCGCAGATTCGCCAGTGGGTCATGGAAGCCGACTTCCCGGCACGTCTGGATTCGGAAATCCGTACGGCCTTCGCCGCAATGGCTGACGGCAACGACAATATGGCAGTTGCCGTGCGTTCCTCTGCCACCGCCGAAGACTTGCCGGACGCCTCGTTCGCCGGCCAGCAGGAAACCTTCCTCAACATCCGCGGCGTCGACAACGTGATCCGCGCAGCCAAGGAAGTGTTCGCCTCGCTGTTCAACGACCGCGCCATCGCCTACCGCGTACACCAGGGCTTTGACCACAAGCTGGTAGCCCTGTCCGCGGGCGTGCAGCGCATGGTCCGTTCCGAAACCGGCACTGCCGGCGTCATGTTCACCCTCGACACCGAGTCGGGCTTCCGCGACGTGGTGTTCATCACCGGCGCCTACGGCCTGGGCGAAACCGTGGTACAGGGTGCGGTCAACCCTGACGAATTCTACGTGCACAAGAACACCCTGCAGGCCGGCCGCCCGGCCATCCTGCGCCGCAACCTGGGCAGCAAGGCGATCAAGATGGTCTACGGTGAAGAAGCCAAGGCCGGCCGCTCGGTCAAGACCGTCGAAGTGGACCGCGCCGAGCGCGCACGCTTCTGCCTGACCGATGCCGAGGTCAGCGAGCTGGCCAAGCAGGCCATGATCATCGAGCAGCACTACCAGCGCCCTATGGACATCGAATGGGCCAAGGACGGTGATGACGGCAAGCTGTACATCGTCCAGGCGCGCCCTGAGACCGTGAAAAGCCGCTCCAGCGCCAATGTCATGGAACGCTACCTGCTGAAAGAGAAGGGCACCGTACTGGTCGAAGGCCGTGCCATTGGCCAGCGCATCGGCGCCGGCAAGGTCCGCGTGATCAACGACGTATCGGAAATGGACAAGGTCCAGCCGGGCGACGTGCTGGTCTCCGACATGACCGACCCGGACTGGGAACCGGTGATGAAGCGCGCCAGCGCCATCGTCACCAACCGTGGCGGGCGTACCTGCCACGCGGCGATCATCGCCCGTGAGCTGGGCATTCCGGCCGTGGTCGGCTGCGGCAACGCCACCCAGGTACTGAAAGACGGCCAGGGCGTGACCGTATCCTGTGCCGAAGGCGATACCGGCTTCATCTTCGAGGGCGAGCTGGGCTTCGACGTCAAGCAGAACTCGGTCGACGCCATGCCCGACCTGCCGTTCAAGATCATGATGAACGTCGGCAACCCGGACCGTGCCTTCGATTTCGCCCAGCTGCCCAACGCCGGTGTCGGCCTGGCGCGCCTGGAGTTCATCATCAACCGCATGATCGGTGTGCACCCCAAGGCACTGCTGAACTACGCCGGCCTGCCAGCCGACCTGAAAGACAGCGTCGACAAGCGCATCGCCGGCTACAACGACCCGGTCGGTTTCTATGTCGAGAAGCTGGTCGAAGGCATCAGCACCCTGGCGGCAGCCTTCTACCCGAAAAAGGTCATCGTGCGCCTGTCGGACTTCAAGTCCAACGAGTACGCCAACCTGATCGGCGGCAAGCTGTACGAGCCGGAAGAAGAAAACCCGATGCTGGGCTTCCGTGGCGCTTCGCGTTACATCAGCGAATCGTTCCGTGACTGCTTCGAGCTCGAGTGCCGTGCGCTGAAGCGCGTGCGCAACGAGATGGGCCTGACCAACGTCGAAATCATGGTGCCGTTCGTGCGCACCTTGGGCGAAGCCAGCCAGGTCGTCGACCTGCTCGCTGAAAACGGCCTGGCCCGTGGCGACAACGGCCTGCGCGTGATCATGATGTGCGAACTGCCGTCCAACGCCATCCTCGCCGAAGAGTTCCTGGAGTACTTCGACGGCTTCTCGATCGGCTCCAACGACCTGACCCAGCTGACCCTGGGCCTGGACCGTGACTCGGGGATCATCGCCCACCTGTTCGACGAGCGTAACCCGGCGGTGAAGAAGCTGCTGGCCAACGCCATTGCCGCGTGCAACAAGGCCGGCAAGTACATCGGCATCTGCGGCCAGGGCCCGTCGGACCACCCGGACCTGGCCAAGTGGCTGATGGAGCAGGGTATCGACAGCGTGTCGCTGAACCCGGACTCGGTACTCGAAACCTGGTTCTACCTGGCTGAAGGCCAGGGCGCGGTCTGATGCAGTAAAACGCGGGGGTGCGTCTGGCGCACCCCCGCCTGGTTTTTTCCAGGGCGAGCTCCAGCAATGGATCCCGCCCTTTTTTGTGCACCAAGCAACCTTATGCAAAGCAGCAGCACTCTATTTCCCGTGGCCCTGCTCAGTGCCGAACGCCGCGGCGACCTCAGCGAAGACGTGTACCGGATCAAGGCCGGCAACAGCCCTGACCCCAGCGTCGAGCTGGCTGTCACCCGCCTGGGGCTGGCTGATCAGGACCAGGCCCAGGGCGTGCCGGTCATTCTCCTGCACGGCAGCTTCTCCAACCGCCGATTCTGGTATTCGCCCAAAGGGGTTGGCCTGGGGGCCTATCTCGCCCGCGCCGGCTTCGATGTGTGGATCCCGGAAATGCGAGGTCACGGCCTGTCGCCGCGCAACCATGACTGGAAGCACAACAGCGTTGCCGCCTATGCCCGCGATGACCTGCCGCTGATTGCCGCGTTCGTGCGCGAGCAATCGGGCCAGACGCCGCATTGGGTGGGCCATTCCCTGGGGGGGACGACCCTGGCGGCAGCGCTTGGCGGTGGTTTTCTGGCTGCCGGGCAGGTCGCCAGCGTGGCGCTGTTCGGTACTCAGATCAGCCGGGTGTACTGGCCGTTGAAGGTACCGCCGCTGGCCTGGGGGGCGAAGCTGCTGCTCAA
This region includes:
- a CDS encoding NAD-glutamate dehydrogenase; amino-acid sequence: MAFFTAASKADFQHQLQAALAQHISEQSLPQVALFAEQFFGIISLDELTQRRLSDLAGCTLSAWRIIERFDPEYPQVRVYNPDYERNGWQSTHSVVEVLHHDLPFLVDSVRTELNRRGYSIHTLQTTVLSVRRGAKGELLELLPKGTQGEGVRHESLMYLEIDRCANAAELTVLAREIEQVLAEVRVVVADFEPMKAKLREVVAEVEQTAFGPAHHEKGEVKAFLEWLLDNHFTFLGYEEFTVKGGAEGGQMVYDEQSFLGLPRRLRVGLTSDELRIEDYAVAYLNEPLLLSFAKAALPSRVHRPAYPDYVSIRQLDADGKVIKEHRFMGLYTSSVYGESVHAIPYIREKVTEVERRSGFDPKAHLGKELAQVLEVLPRDDLFQTPVDELFSTVMSIVQIQERNKIRVFLRKDPYGRFCYCLAYVPREIYSTEVRQKIQQVLMERLKASDCEFWTFFSESVLARVQLILRVDPKNRIDIDPQQLEREVIQACRSWNDDYSALVIENFGEAQGTNILADFPKGFPAGYRERFAAHSAVVDLQHVLNLSESKPLAMSFYQPLTQVGERILHCKLYHADTPLALSDVLPILENLGLRVLGEFPYRLRHASGREYWIHDFAFTYSEGLSLDIQQLNDVLQDAFIHIVRGDAENDAFNRLVLTAGLPWRDVALLRAYARYLKQIRLGFDLGYIASTLNNHTDIARELTRLFKTRFYLARKLTQDDLDDKQLRLEQAILSALDDVQVLNEDRILRRYLDLIKATLRTNFYQPDANGQNKSYFSFKFNPKLIPELPKPVPKFEIFVYSPRVEGVHLRFGNVARGGLRWSDREEDFRTEVLGLVKAQQVKNSVIVPVGAKGGFLPRRLPLGGSRDEIAAEGVACYRIFISGLLDITDNLKDGGVVPPANVVRHDDDDPYLVVAADKGTATFSDIANGIAIDYGFWLGDAFASGGSAGYDHKKMGITARGAWVGVQRHFRERGINVQEDPITVIGVGDMAGDVFGNGLLMSDKLQLVAAFNHLHIFIDPNPEPAASFAERKRLFDLPRSAWSDYDTSIMSEGGGIFPRSAKSIAISPQMKERFAIDADRLTPTELLNALLKAPVDLLWNGGIGTYVKASTESHADVGDKANDALRVNGNELRCKVVGEGGNLGMTQLGRVEFGLHGGATNTDFIDNAGGVDCSDHEVNIKILLNEVVQGGDMTEKQRNQLLGSMTDEVAGLVLGNNYKQTQALSLAARRARERIAEYKRLMADLEARGKLDRAIEFLPSEEQLAERLAAGQGLTRAELSVLISYSKIDLKEQLLKSLVPDDDYLTRDMETAFPPSLVSKFAESMRRHRLKREIVSTQIANDLVNNMGITFVQRLKESTGMSPANVAGAYVIVRDIFHLPHWFRQIEALDYQVPAEIQLILMDELMRLGRRATRWFLRSRRNEQDAGRDTAHFGPKIAQLGLKLDELLEGPTRERWMVRYQGFVEAGVPELLARMVAGTSHLYTLLPIIEAADVTGHDPAQVAKAFFAVGSALDLTWYLQEISNLPVENNWQALAREAFRDDIDLQQRAITISVLQMADAPEDMDARVALWAEQHRVMVERWRAMLDDLRNATGTDYAMYAVANRELVDLAISGQAAVVPS
- a CDS encoding pyruvate, water dikinase regulatory protein, yielding MKRTAFFISDGTGITAETLGQSLLAQFESIPFNKFTRPYIDSPEKARTMVQQINAAAERDGVRPIIFDTIVNQDIREILATSNGFMIDIFSSFLSPLEQELTAHSSYSVGKSHSIGGNSNYMERIEAVNFALDNDDGARTHYYDKADLILVGVSRCGKTPTCLYMAMQFGIRAANYPLTEDDMERLQLPAVLKKHHNKLFGLTIDPDRLTAIRHERKPNSRYSSFAQCEFEVREVENLFRRENIPNINSTHFSVEEISAKILVEKGVERRFK
- the ppsA gene encoding phosphoenolpyruvate synthase, with amino-acid sequence MVEYVVSLDKLGVHDVEHVGGKNASLGEMISNLAGAGVSVPGGFATTAQAYRDFLEQSGLNDRIHAALDALDVDDINALTKTGAQIRQWVMEADFPARLDSEIRTAFAAMADGNDNMAVAVRSSATAEDLPDASFAGQQETFLNIRGVDNVIRAAKEVFASLFNDRAIAYRVHQGFDHKLVALSAGVQRMVRSETGTAGVMFTLDTESGFRDVVFITGAYGLGETVVQGAVNPDEFYVHKNTLQAGRPAILRRNLGSKAIKMVYGEEAKAGRSVKTVEVDRAERARFCLTDAEVSELAKQAMIIEQHYQRPMDIEWAKDGDDGKLYIVQARPETVKSRSSANVMERYLLKEKGTVLVEGRAIGQRIGAGKVRVINDVSEMDKVQPGDVLVSDMTDPDWEPVMKRASAIVTNRGGRTCHAAIIARELGIPAVVGCGNATQVLKDGQGVTVSCAEGDTGFIFEGELGFDVKQNSVDAMPDLPFKIMMNVGNPDRAFDFAQLPNAGVGLARLEFIINRMIGVHPKALLNYAGLPADLKDSVDKRIAGYNDPVGFYVEKLVEGISTLAAAFYPKKVIVRLSDFKSNEYANLIGGKLYEPEEENPMLGFRGASRYISESFRDCFELECRALKRVRNEMGLTNVEIMVPFVRTLGEASQVVDLLAENGLARGDNGLRVIMMCELPSNAILAEEFLEYFDGFSIGSNDLTQLTLGLDRDSGIIAHLFDERNPAVKKLLANAIAACNKAGKYIGICGQGPSDHPDLAKWLMEQGIDSVSLNPDSVLETWFYLAEGQGAV
- a CDS encoding alpha/beta fold hydrolase produces the protein MQSSSTLFPVALLSAERRGDLSEDVYRIKAGNSPDPSVELAVTRLGLADQDQAQGVPVILLHGSFSNRRFWYSPKGVGLGAYLARAGFDVWIPEMRGHGLSPRNHDWKHNSVAAYARDDLPLIAAFVREQSGQTPHWVGHSLGGTTLAAALGGGFLAAGQVASVALFGTQISRVYWPLKVPPLAWGAKLLLKRWGQISGPRFKRGPEDEPIGLALESMRWHGLFGRFGDKQNDWWAGLAEVDVPLLAVAGAGDFQDPVWACRKLFEQLGGERKQFLRLGREEGFEAFGHVDMLVSKAAQVQVWPLVERWLRDPLVPVHESTVVAEPVPIS